The Punica granatum isolate Tunisia-2019 chromosome 4, ASM765513v2, whole genome shotgun sequence genome has a window encoding:
- the LOC116202981 gene encoding receptor kinase-like protein Xa21: MSMEYLYMGDNMFTGPIPSTLSSLRGIKELNLSHNRLSGQIPDFLKDLNLTSSDLSFNNFQGNLPTGGVFANTSVTSVLGNEKLCGGLPEYRLPKCKSTGRSTNGRVRNVSIYMVSGTLAIAFMLSLLCFLWHRKHRKTVVSSSSSNRFLKVSYRDLLKATDGFSSANLIGTGSFGSVFKGVLALDQTTIAVKVLNLDRHGASKSFIKECEALRNIRHRNLVMVVTACSGADYQGNDFKALVYEFMVNGSLDEWLHPRVGTSAEREIILRQLGLLQRVNIATDVACALDYLHHQSETPIVHCDLKPSDVLIDGEMTGHVGDFGLVRFMPGATTELISELTSSIGVKGSLGYIAPEYGAGAEVSTNGDVYSYGILVLEMFTGKRPTDDMFSDGLNLQFFAKAAFPERVLQIIDPVLLRETHDEDDDRDIRKTRRSHDRFLKIQECVVSIVEIGLACSSDVPSGRVSVRDVAAALQAIRKMLTGC, translated from the exons ATGTCGATGGAATACTTGTACATGGGGGACAACATGTTTACAGGTCCCATCCCTTCAACTCTGAGTTCCTTACGGGGGATTAAAGAATTAAATCTCTCCCACAACAGGCTCTCAGGCCAAATCCCCGATTTCTTGAAGGATCTCAACCTTACAAGTTCAGATCTGTCTTTCAATAATTTTCAGGGCAATCTGCCTACCGGAGGAGTATTTGCAAATACAAGTGTAACCTCAGTTCTGGGAAATGAGAAGCTTTGTGGGGGTCTACCCGAATATCGGCTGCCCAAATGTAAGTCAACCGGTAGATCAACTAATGGCAGAGTGAGAAATGTTTCTATCTACATGGTGTCGGGGACTTTGGCAATAGCATTTATGCTCTCGTTACTTTGTTTCCTTTGGCATAGGAAACATAGGAAAACAGTCGTTTCTAGCTCCTCAAGCAACCGGTTTCTGAAGGTTTCATATCGAGACCTACTGAAAGCAACTGATGGGTTCTCATCTGCCAATCTGATCGGGACTGGTAGTTTTGGATCAGTGTTTAAAGGGGTTCTTGCTTTGGATCAGACAACCATTGCTGTGAAAGTGCTTAATCTTGATCGTCATGGTGCATCAAAGAGTTTCATTAAAGAGTGTGAGGCCTTGAGAAACATCAGGCATCGAAATCTTGTTATGGTAGTCACGGCATGTTCGGGCGCCGATTACCAAGGCAATGACTTCAAGGCCTTGGTATATGAGTTCATGGTCAATGGGAGCTTGGATGAGTGGCTGCATCCACGAGTTGGAACGAgtgcagagagagagattataCTGAGGCAATTAGGTCTTCTCCAGAGGGTGAATATTGCTACAGATGTTGCTTGTGCTTTAGATTATCTCCATCATCAAAGTGAAACACCCATAGTGCACTGCGATCTTAAGCCAAGCGATGTCCTCATTGATGGTGAAATGACTGGGCATGTAGGTGATTTTGGGTTGGTCAGGTTCATGCCAGGAGCTACTACGGAGCTGATTTCTGAGCTGACAAGTTCTATTGGAGTAAAAGGATCTCTCGGCTATATTGCACCTG AGTACGGAGCGGGGGCTGAGGTGTCAACTAATGGAGATGTTTACAGCTACGGCATCCTCGTGCTGGAGATGTTCACAGGGAAGAGGCCCACCGATGACATGTTCAGTGATGGGCTCAACCTTCAGTTCTTTGCAAAGGCGGCTTTCCCAGAGCGAGTTCTGCAGATAATTGACCCTGTCTTGCTCCGGGAAACTCACGACGAGGATGATGACCGAGACATCAGGAAAACTCGAAGGAGCCACGACAGGTTCCTTAAGATTCAAGAGTGTGTGGTCTCGATAGTGGAAATAGGATTGGCCTGTTCTTCTGATGTTCCAAGTGGCAGGGTGAGCGTGAGAGACGTCGCAGCTGCTCTGCAGGCAATTAGGAAAATGCTCACCGGATGCTGA